One Methanobacterium sp. DNA window includes the following coding sequences:
- the cbiT gene encoding precorrin-6Y C5,15-methyltransferase (decarboxylating) subunit CbiT → MIPDDDFIQSDQVPGPSKEEIRCLVMCKAMITSDDVVVDVGCGSGGFTVESAQLAKKVIALDKNPEAIKITSKNIKKYDLEEKVQLIKGDALKVIEKLDFIDVFLVGGSSGDLSQIISKGIEKLTPNGRIVITSILLETRVEAVQTLKNMGLSPEVVEVTIAKGKIIQRGTMMMGRNPITIIYSVKK, encoded by the coding sequence ATGATACCTGATGATGATTTCATACAATCTGATCAAGTTCCCGGACCAAGCAAGGAAGAAATCAGGTGCCTGGTAATGTGCAAAGCTATGATAACCAGTGATGATGTGGTAGTGGATGTTGGTTGCGGTAGTGGTGGATTCACAGTTGAATCAGCTCAACTGGCCAAAAAAGTCATAGCCCTTGATAAAAATCCAGAAGCCATAAAAATTACTTCAAAAAATATTAAAAAATATGACCTTGAAGAAAAGGTACAACTCATTAAAGGAGATGCACTTAAAGTTATTGAAAAACTAGACTTCATCGATGTGTTCCTAGTGGGGGGGAGTAGCGGAGACCTATCACAAATAATCAGCAAGGGAATCGAAAAACTAACACCTAACGGTAGAATAGTGATAACATCTATTCTACTCGAAACAAGGGTAGAAGCAGTTCAAACCCTTAAAAATATGGGCCTTTCTCCAGAAGTGGTTGAGGTAACCATAGCTAAAGGGAAGATCATCCAAAGAGGTACTATGATGATGGGGAGAAATCCAATCACCATCATCTATTCAGTTAAAAAATGA
- a CDS encoding flavin reductase family protein, which produces MEFAELDLEYFYRVLAPRPTIIVTTISPDGKVNAAPFSFTMPVSINPPLIAIASVPSHHTFQNIEQTNEMVINIPSADILPELWVTSEKFPHGVNEIEKAGLTQMPSQKVAPPWIRESIAHMECRVQKILECGDHNLVVGEVLKSAAREDAIKEGLLNVEKTKPILHLGGKDFVVGDHRRILRD; this is translated from the coding sequence ATGGAATTTGCAGAACTGGATTTGGAATACTTTTACCGGGTGCTTGCACCTCGACCAACAATCATAGTAACTACCATTAGCCCTGATGGGAAGGTTAATGCTGCTCCTTTTTCATTTACCATGCCTGTATCCATCAATCCACCTTTAATTGCAATAGCATCGGTTCCCAGCCATCATACTTTCCAAAACATTGAACAAACCAATGAAATGGTAATAAACATTCCATCTGCAGATATACTCCCTGAATTATGGGTTACCAGTGAGAAATTCCCCCACGGAGTTAATGAGATTGAAAAAGCTGGATTGACCCAGATGCCCTCACAAAAAGTTGCACCACCCTGGATTAGAGAAAGCATTGCCCATATGGAATGTCGGGTCCAGAAAATTCTTGAATGCGGTGACCACAATTTAGTAGTAGGTGAAGTGCTAAAAAGTGCTGCCCGGGAAGATGCTATTAAAGAAGGACTCTTAAATGTGGAAAAAACAAAACCCATACTGCACCTGGGTGGAAAAGATTTTGTTGTGGGGGATCATCGCCGGATCCTCAGAGATTAA
- a CDS encoding ABC transporter ATP-binding protein, with protein sequence MIKIKNLSKTFTMEDGPQIKALDNVNLEVAEGEILGIIGRSGSGKSTLLRVLRGVEPFDQGEIEIGDVKVTPDSSSYYFRKLREVTAIHLQRSFGLWSETTLNNVIRKLYGAKYGDEALTDFDFAYDEFEDEAMEILRVVGLDHKADHFAPVLSGGEKQRLIMARQLAKKPKVLLLDEPATMSCPKTKQEILNSIKKINQDLGVTVILVSHLPEVHHYLSQRLVLMEEGRVVDEGTPDDIIKRFLGDMEPEIIDESPKKFGDKLIKAKDLERKFYLLKGGNVLELKDITFDIKEGEIVSLIGPSGAGKTVLLRIIGGLDQPDKGTVSFKLDDQWVDMHQPGINRMKVRRQMGFMHQEFALVHHARVRDQIAARLGVKGIKVVDKAKKKAEELGISDLALDVLYNLTDLPENEAKDRLEQIGLSSDILETLFPSFPDNKIKEYAEPVFKALNLPMDILNRRSYELSGGQKVRATLALVLTSKPKVLILDEPFGDLDPITLRMVSNSLKHINQEFNTTILMVSHHIDFIEELSTRAIRMDEGKMIGDGNPDEECDEFIKSCGADYLKDNKDWKKKIAEK encoded by the coding sequence ATGATTAAGATTAAAAATCTATCAAAAACTTTCACAATGGAAGATGGCCCTCAAATTAAGGCACTGGATAATGTTAACTTAGAAGTGGCAGAGGGAGAAATTTTAGGCATTATTGGGAGAAGTGGGTCTGGAAAAAGTACTCTTCTACGTGTATTGAGGGGTGTGGAACCATTTGACCAGGGAGAAATAGAGATAGGTGATGTTAAAGTGACTCCAGACTCAAGCAGTTACTACTTTCGCAAGTTACGCGAAGTAACTGCAATCCATCTCCAACGATCCTTCGGATTATGGTCTGAAACAACATTGAATAATGTTATAAGAAAATTGTATGGTGCGAAATACGGTGATGAAGCATTAACTGATTTTGATTTTGCTTACGATGAATTTGAAGACGAAGCTATGGAAATTCTCCGAGTGGTTGGTTTGGATCATAAGGCTGATCACTTTGCACCAGTGCTAAGTGGTGGTGAAAAACAAAGACTAATTATGGCCCGACAATTAGCCAAAAAACCAAAAGTTCTCCTGTTAGATGAACCCGCCACTATGTCATGCCCTAAAACTAAACAGGAAATATTAAATTCTATAAAAAAAATCAATCAGGATTTAGGTGTTACTGTTATATTAGTATCACACCTTCCTGAAGTTCATCATTACTTATCTCAACGACTGGTATTAATGGAAGAAGGACGCGTAGTTGATGAAGGAACACCAGATGATATAATAAAAAGATTCCTGGGAGATATGGAACCTGAAATAATCGATGAAAGTCCAAAAAAGTTTGGTGACAAACTGATTAAAGCTAAAGACTTGGAAAGGAAATTTTATCTCCTTAAAGGAGGTAATGTTCTAGAGTTAAAGGACATTACTTTTGATATTAAAGAAGGTGAGATTGTTTCCCTAATAGGTCCCAGTGGTGCTGGAAAAACAGTTTTACTCCGTATTATCGGTGGTCTAGACCAGCCAGACAAAGGAACAGTGTCATTTAAACTCGACGATCAATGGGTGGATATGCATCAGCCAGGAATTAACCGTATGAAAGTCCGAAGACAAATGGGATTCATGCACCAAGAATTCGCTCTAGTACACCATGCCCGTGTTCGGGACCAAATTGCAGCACGATTAGGTGTTAAAGGAATTAAAGTCGTGGATAAAGCCAAGAAAAAAGCAGAAGAATTAGGCATAAGTGACCTTGCATTAGATGTCCTTTACAATTTAACCGATCTGCCTGAAAACGAAGCTAAAGATCGTCTCGAACAGATAGGTCTCTCTTCAGATATTTTGGAAACACTTTTCCCGAGTTTTCCAGATAATAAAATTAAAGAATATGCAGAACCAGTGTTTAAAGCTTTGAATTTGCCAATGGATATTCTTAACAGACGATCATATGAATTATCAGGCGGACAAAAGGTTAGAGCCACACTGGCACTGGTGTTAACATCAAAACCTAAAGTCCTAATATTAGATGAACCATTTGGTGATCTGGACCCAATAACTCTTCGAATGGTTTCAAACTCCTTGAAACATATCAATCAGGAATTTAATACTACTATTCTTATGGTCAGCCATCATATTGATTTTATTGAAGAACTTTCTACCAGGGCAATACGTATGGATGAAGGTAAGATGATTGGTGATGGAAATCCAGATGAAGAATGTGATGAATTCATTAAAAGCTGTGGTGCAGATTATCTTAAGGACAATAAGGATTGGAAGAAAAAAATTGCCGAAAAATAG
- a CDS encoding phenylacetate--CoA ligase, whose amino-acid sequence MIWNEKAECMSVQEREELQLNRLQEVVKKAYDNVPYYHHRFDKEGVAPEDIQNLEDIEKLPFTSKNDLRDAYPFGMFAVPSDDIVEVHTSSGTTGKPTVSGYTEKDIDIWSEVMARALSMAGATRKDVIQNCYGYGLFTGGLGIHYGTQKVGATVIPISAGNTQRQIEIMQDFQSTIITCTPSYALYLAEVLEKEGINTRDLKLKAGVLGAEMWTEEMRNQIEQRLNISALNIYGLTEIIGPGVAQECEVKKGLHIFDDHFYPEIIDSSTLKTLPHGEKGELVLTTLTREGMPIIRFRTKDITALHQGTCKCGRTNIKMDRITGRSDDMLKIRGVIVYPSQIERALLKIPGMEPVYQIVITRPQQLDELEVHVETSPALFSDEVKHVEQVKKSIEKQIHDEIGLRVAVNLVEPESLPRSEGKAIRVVDKRNLN is encoded by the coding sequence ATGATCTGGAATGAGAAGGCTGAGTGCATGTCAGTCCAGGAAAGAGAAGAATTGCAGCTTAATAGATTACAAGAAGTAGTTAAAAAAGCCTATGATAATGTGCCCTATTATCATCATAGATTTGACAAGGAAGGCGTGGCCCCTGAAGATATCCAGAACCTTGAAGATATTGAGAAATTACCATTCACCAGTAAAAACGATCTCAGGGACGCCTACCCCTTTGGCATGTTCGCAGTTCCAAGTGATGATATTGTGGAAGTTCACACATCCTCTGGAACAACTGGAAAGCCAACTGTTTCTGGATACACGGAAAAAGACATTGACATCTGGAGCGAAGTTATGGCCCGGGCACTTAGCATGGCTGGTGCCACAAGGAAAGATGTCATACAAAATTGTTATGGTTATGGTCTTTTCACTGGAGGGTTAGGCATACATTATGGAACTCAAAAAGTCGGGGCTACTGTAATTCCCATAAGTGCTGGTAACACCCAACGTCAGATCGAGATAATGCAAGACTTCCAGAGCACAATCATCACTTGCACCCCTAGTTATGCCCTGTACCTGGCAGAGGTATTGGAAAAAGAGGGCATTAATACCAGAGATCTTAAACTTAAAGCCGGAGTCTTAGGTGCGGAGATGTGGACTGAGGAAATGAGAAACCAAATTGAACAACGACTAAACATTTCAGCATTGAATATTTACGGGTTAACTGAGATTATTGGCCCGGGAGTGGCCCAGGAATGCGAAGTTAAAAAAGGTCTTCACATCTTCGATGATCATTTTTATCCAGAAATCATTGATTCAAGCACACTAAAAACATTACCCCATGGCGAGAAAGGAGAACTTGTCTTAACAACACTTACCAGGGAGGGAATGCCAATAATACGTTTCCGAACCAAGGACATAACTGCACTACATCAGGGGACTTGCAAATGTGGTAGGACCAATATTAAAATGGACCGAATCACTGGAAGATCAGATGATATGCTAAAAATTAGGGGAGTTATTGTTTACCCATCACAGATTGAAAGAGCCCTACTAAAAATACCTGGAATGGAACCAGTCTACCAGATCGTTATCACCAGACCACAGCAACTGGATGAACTAGAAGTTCATGTAGAAACTTCCCCTGCACTTTTTTCTGATGAAGTAAAACATGTGGAACAAGTGAAAAAATCTATAGAAAAACAAATCCATGACGAAATCGGGTTAAGAGTTGCTGTTAATTTGGTTGAACCTGAAAGTTTACCTAGAAGCGAAGGTAAAGCAATTCGGGTTGTAGATAAACGAAATTTAAATTAA
- a CDS encoding ACT domain-containing protein translates to MKIKQISVFLENRKGRLWKALNVLSNAGVNIRALSIADTSEFGILRMIVPEPELAEEKLVENNFVVKVNDVIAVEVSDEPGGLDAVLGLLNNADVNVEYLYAFVEKKTNKAIVVIRTEDLNASIRVLEDGGVTILSTEEVNIL, encoded by the coding sequence ATGAAGATAAAACAAATTTCAGTGTTTCTGGAAAATAGGAAAGGAAGACTTTGGAAAGCGTTGAATGTATTGTCTAATGCTGGTGTGAATATCAGAGCTCTGTCCATTGCCGATACTTCAGAATTCGGTATATTACGCATGATTGTTCCAGAACCCGAGTTGGCTGAAGAAAAACTGGTTGAGAACAATTTCGTGGTAAAAGTAAATGATGTTATTGCCGTGGAAGTTTCTGATGAGCCTGGAGGATTGGATGCTGTTTTGGGACTTTTGAATAATGCAGATGTGAATGTTGAATATCTCTACGCCTTTGTTGAAAAGAAAACCAATAAAGCAATTGTTGTAATACGTACTGAAGACCTAAACGCAAGTATACGAGTTTTAGAAGATGGTGGAGTTACAATTCTCTCAACAGAAGAAGTCAACATACTTTAG
- a CDS encoding ferritin gives MLDEKMQESLNFQLNRELYSGYLYLAMAAYFEDQDLPGFGNWMRIQAQEELSHAMKFYDYLVQRGSRVELAEIETPEKEWDSPLSVFEQVYEHEKMVTGLINDLVDLAIELKDHATNNFLQWFVAEQVEEEESSSGVLQKVKMAGESNRGLYMLDQELGQRIFHTPTDE, from the coding sequence ATGTTGGATGAGAAGATGCAGGAATCTCTGAACTTCCAATTAAACCGAGAACTATATTCTGGTTATCTCTACCTAGCAATGGCTGCTTATTTCGAAGACCAGGACTTACCAGGATTTGGAAACTGGATGAGAATCCAAGCTCAGGAAGAGTTAAGCCATGCCATGAAGTTCTATGATTATTTGGTGCAGCGAGGTAGCAGAGTGGAACTTGCTGAGATAGAAACACCTGAAAAAGAGTGGGATTCTCCATTATCCGTCTTTGAACAAGTTTATGAGCATGAAAAGATGGTTACTGGGCTTATAAATGACTTGGTTGACTTGGCAATTGAACTAAAAGATCATGCCACCAACAACTTCCTCCAATGGTTTGTAGCCGAACAAGTAGAAGAAGAAGAGTCTTCAAGTGGAGTTCTCCAAAAAGTCAAAATGGCTGGAGAATCAAATAGAGGACTTTACATGTTGGACCAGGAATTAGGGCAAAGAATATTCCACACACCCACCGACGAATAA
- a CDS encoding molybdenum cofactor biosynthesis protein MoaE, which translates to MIIAKIINNDQIVTLGHLTKQFKEHPTIDECGAIFTFEGIVRAKDPLKTTDRIILSSPHPEKTEDKLEIILKEVKKKHKVKFIGVIHYLGQFKPGEPMFLAAVAGPHRHETRAALEEIVERVKYELDFKKEEQGSAGTNIIMSGG; encoded by the coding sequence ATGATAATAGCAAAAATCATTAATAACGATCAAATCGTCACCCTTGGACATTTAACTAAACAATTTAAGGAACACCCCACTATTGATGAGTGTGGAGCAATATTCACCTTTGAAGGAATAGTGAGAGCTAAAGATCCCTTAAAAACCACTGATAGGATCATTTTAAGCTCACCTCACCCAGAAAAAACTGAAGATAAACTTGAAATCATCCTTAAGGAAGTAAAAAAAAAGCATAAAGTTAAATTTATAGGGGTAATTCACTATTTAGGCCAGTTTAAACCGGGCGAACCAATGTTCCTGGCTGCAGTGGCAGGGCCGCACCGTCATGAAACACGGGCTGCCCTGGAAGAAATTGTTGAAAGGGTGAAATATGAATTAGACTTCAAAAAAGAGGAACAAGGAAGTGCAGGGACTAATATAATCATGTCCGGAGGTTAA
- a CDS encoding rubredoxin, with product MQKYLCKPCGYIYDPEEGDDVGGIAPGTAFEDLPDDWVCPLCGAGKDMFEPVD from the coding sequence ATGCAAAAATATTTGTGCAAACCTTGTGGATACATCTACGACCCTGAAGAAGGAGATGACGTAGGAGGAATAGCTCCTGGTACTGCCTTCGAAGACCTCCCAGATGATTGGGTGTGTCCATTGTGCGGTGCTGGTAAAGACATGTTCGAACCTGTAGATTAA
- a CDS encoding rubredoxin, with translation MHRYKCKVCNYIYDPEDGEPRTNTPPGTAFEDLPEDWTCPKCGAGKFRFIKL, from the coding sequence ATGCACAGATACAAATGCAAAGTATGTAATTATATCTATGATCCTGAAGATGGAGAACCAAGAACCAACACCCCCCCTGGAACCGCCTTTGAAGATTTACCCGAAGATTGGACCTGCCCTAAATGTGGAGCTGGGAAATTCCGATTTATAAAGTTATAA
- a CDS encoding nicotinamide-nucleotide adenylyltransferase, whose amino-acid sequence MRGLLVGRMQPVHQGHLQVIKRILEEVEEVIIGIGSAQLSHTIKDPFTAGERMMMLSKALAENGIPASNYYIIPVQDIECNSLWVAHMEMLTPPFEHVYSGNPLVQRLFTEKGYQVTQPPLFNREIYSGTEVRRRMLADEKWDQLLPESVVEVIHEIKGISRIKHLARKEVSDTK is encoded by the coding sequence ATGAGAGGACTGCTTGTGGGAAGGATGCAACCAGTGCATCAAGGACATCTGCAAGTAATTAAAAGGATCTTAGAAGAAGTGGAAGAAGTGATTATTGGTATTGGCAGTGCGCAGCTTAGCCACACCATAAAGGATCCTTTCACTGCTGGTGAACGGATGATGATGTTAAGTAAAGCACTGGCTGAAAACGGTATTCCTGCTTCAAATTATTACATCATACCAGTCCAAGATATTGAGTGCAATTCCCTCTGGGTAGCTCATATGGAGATGTTAACCCCTCCCTTTGAACACGTGTATTCTGGTAATCCCCTAGTCCAGAGACTATTCACTGAAAAAGGATACCAAGTTACTCAACCACCACTTTTTAACCGAGAAATCTATTCTGGCACTGAAGTCAGACGCAGGATGCTTGCTGATGAAAAATGGGATCAATTACTCCCAGAATCAGTAGTTGAAGTTATTCATGAAATCAAGGGCATTTCCCGAATCAAACACTTGGCCAGAAAAGAGGTTAGTGATACAAAATGA
- the thiD gene encoding bifunctional hydroxymethylpyrimidine kinase/phosphomethylpyrimidine kinase: protein MMALSIAGLDPSGGAGILADVKTFTALGVYPTTVVTALTAQNVSRVASVKAVDPDFVAQQIDLVLEEEDIQHAKTGMLYSPKIVKVVARKVKEYQLNLVVDPVMVAGSGGSLSQANMAGSLKKHLLPLARLATPNIDEAAKLSKMVIKDEKDACEVAVKLGKICPTVVTGGHLDGSDIFYENSLKKIIGKKLDSINTHGSGCTYSAAATAYMVKGLTIEESVRKASYFTKKAIVNGSHGTLNQYWSLKD, encoded by the coding sequence ATGATGGCCCTTTCAATAGCAGGATTAGATCCATCTGGAGGGGCAGGCATCTTAGCCGACGTTAAAACATTCACAGCCCTTGGTGTTTATCCTACTACTGTTGTAACTGCGCTCACTGCCCAGAATGTTAGTCGTGTGGCAAGTGTTAAAGCAGTTGACCCTGATTTTGTGGCACAACAAATCGATCTGGTACTTGAAGAGGAAGACATTCAACATGCCAAAACAGGGATGTTATATTCACCCAAAATTGTAAAAGTAGTTGCCAGGAAGGTTAAGGAATACCAGTTAAACCTGGTGGTTGACCCGGTTATGGTGGCGGGTTCTGGTGGCAGCCTATCCCAAGCAAACATGGCGGGGTCCTTAAAAAAACATCTTTTACCCCTTGCCAGGTTAGCCACACCCAACATCGATGAAGCAGCAAAACTCAGCAAAATGGTAATTAAAGATGAAAAAGATGCATGTGAAGTAGCAGTCAAACTGGGAAAGATTTGTCCAACAGTGGTAACTGGAGGACATTTAGATGGAAGTGACATTTTCTATGAAAACTCACTGAAGAAAATTATAGGTAAAAAATTAGACAGCATCAACACTCATGGATCAGGATGCACCTATTCGGCAGCTGCAACTGCCTACATGGTAAAAGGACTAACCATCGAAGAATCAGTGCGTAAAGCATCTTATTTTACCAAAAAAGCCATAGTAAATGGTTCTCATGGTACTTTAAATCAATATTGGTCATTGAAAGACTAA
- a CDS encoding HD domain-containing protein translates to MNLKSIRDSVHGNLQLEEFEVRLIDTPEIQRLRRIKQLGFTYLVYPGANHSRFEHSIGTMYLASRLAGNLGLDEHTQTMVRSCAILHDAGHGPFSHVSEGVIDTSHEKLTYKLIKESQLGDILSEKFTIKEIITIISGKGPLGQIISGELDVDRMDYLLRDSYYTGVAYGVIDVERLIYNMKLEDRLLLKEKGVQAAESMLLARYFMYPSVYQHHTTRIVNSMFRRCLKKLIKNKIVNGNEIYKYDDTDIISAARLQKGYIRDIITRIDTRQLYKRVYSLKIDETINPKSLYKLELKINKIEAEIAEELGVHQDHLLVDIPEYPTFHEMTTPVSVNGDTVTLGDVSNLVKTLKDARFNHADLCIYLPEQYADHALKLNFQEYLEIPD, encoded by the coding sequence ATGAACTTGAAGTCTATAAGGGACAGTGTACATGGAAACCTTCAGTTAGAAGAGTTCGAAGTCCGTTTAATTGACACACCAGAAATACAGCGCCTAAGGCGGATTAAACAACTAGGATTTACTTATCTAGTATACCCTGGTGCCAACCACAGTCGCTTCGAACACTCCATTGGCACCATGTATCTAGCTTCACGCTTGGCTGGAAATCTAGGTTTAGATGAACATACCCAGACCATGGTTAGAAGTTGTGCCATTCTCCATGATGCAGGTCATGGCCCCTTTTCACATGTTTCTGAAGGAGTAATTGACACATCCCATGAAAAACTCACCTATAAACTCATTAAAGAATCGCAACTAGGTGACATATTATCAGAAAAATTTACCATCAAGGAAATAATCACAATCATCAGTGGAAAAGGGCCATTAGGGCAAATAATATCCGGAGAACTTGATGTAGACAGAATGGATTACTTATTACGAGATTCTTATTATACTGGGGTTGCATATGGGGTGATAGATGTTGAACGTCTCATTTATAATATGAAACTTGAAGATAGGTTGTTACTTAAAGAAAAAGGAGTTCAAGCTGCTGAATCAATGCTACTTGCCCGGTATTTCATGTATCCGAGTGTTTACCAGCACCACACAACCAGAATTGTTAATTCCATGTTCAGACGCTGCCTCAAGAAACTAATCAAAAACAAGATTGTCAACGGCAACGAGATATATAAATATGATGATACAGATATTATTTCAGCTGCCAGGCTCCAAAAAGGTTACATCAGGGATATCATCACTCGAATAGATACCAGACAACTTTATAAACGTGTCTACTCCCTCAAAATCGATGAGACCATTAACCCAAAATCTCTATACAAATTGGAGTTAAAGATCAATAAAATTGAAGCAGAAATAGCCGAAGAACTGGGAGTTCACCAAGACCACCTATTAGTAGATATCCCCGAATACCCAACATTCCATGAAATGACCACTCCAGTATCAGTTAATGGAGATACTGTAACATTAGGGGATGTTTCTAACTTGGTTAAGACTTTAAAGGATGCTCGGTTCAACCATGCTGATCTGTGCATATACTTGCCAGAACAATACGCTGACCATGCATTAAAACTTAACTTCCAAGAATATCTGGAAATCCCTGATTAA
- a CDS encoding UbiX family flavin prenyltransferase, with translation MIVVAITGASGVIYGVRLLEVLKKMEKDTALVVTEPARIILEYEMGINENHLKQLCNHFYQPNDLTSAINSGSCRFESMIIIPCTMKTVSAISTGFADNAVTRAADVALKERRKLILVPRETPLRTVHLENMLKISKEGGIIIPAMPAFYHQPQNIDELVDFLVGKILDVLHIDHHLYQRWQGEVP, from the coding sequence ATGATAGTTGTAGCTATTACAGGAGCAAGCGGTGTTATTTATGGTGTCAGACTCTTAGAAGTTCTTAAAAAAATGGAAAAAGACACTGCACTGGTGGTAACCGAACCGGCAAGGATAATACTGGAATATGAAATGGGAATCAATGAAAACCACCTTAAACAACTTTGCAACCATTTTTACCAACCAAATGATCTTACCAGTGCCATTAACAGCGGGTCATGTCGGTTTGAATCAATGATCATAATTCCTTGCACCATGAAAACCGTTTCAGCAATATCAACCGGATTTGCTGATAATGCAGTTACCCGTGCAGCAGATGTAGCCTTGAAAGAGAGAAGGAAACTGATACTAGTTCCCAGGGAAACACCTTTACGCACAGTTCATCTGGAAAACATGTTGAAGATCAGCAAAGAAGGTGGCATAATCATACCAGCAATGCCTGCCTTTTATCACCAACCCCAGAACATAGATGAATTAGTTGACTTTCTAGTAGGTAAAATATTGGATGTACTGCATATCGACCATCACCTATACCAAAGATGGCAAGGGGAAGTGCCATGA
- a CDS encoding universal stress protein, whose protein sequence is MFDTIMVPTDGSEYAERAEDMALALAKDLNSKVVAVHIIDDKLIYPYEVLEDEGKTILHNVQRKGQKTGVEVHEILIVGSPLHDMKKIAAKAGADIVVISPHGKSGLEKLVMGSVAENTIKKVDIPVLLVK, encoded by the coding sequence ATGTTTGACACTATAATGGTTCCTACAGATGGATCAGAATATGCGGAAAGGGCAGAAGATATGGCCCTGGCCTTGGCGAAAGATTTGAACTCTAAGGTGGTTGCAGTTCATATCATTGATGATAAGTTAATCTATCCCTACGAGGTGTTGGAGGATGAGGGAAAGACTATTCTCCACAATGTTCAAAGGAAGGGACAAAAAACTGGTGTTGAAGTCCATGAAATATTGATTGTAGGAAGCCCCTTACATGATATGAAAAAGATCGCTGCTAAGGCAGGAGCTGATATAGTGGTTATAAGCCCCCATGGAAAATCAGGTTTGGAAAAATTGGTAATGGGCAGTGTTGCTGAAAACACCATCAAAAAAGTTGACATACCAGTTTTACTGGTTAAATGA
- a CDS encoding superoxide dismutase, giving the protein MAKKIYELPPLPYGYGDLAPHISEEQLQIHHEKHHQAYVDGANAILNKFDSRSNLEFDVKAVAKELSFHVGGFVLHKLFWENMAPAPKGGGAPTGTLAKYINRDFGSFERFKQEFSQAAISTEGSGWAVLTVCRATDRLFITQIEKHNVNVIPHFQVLMVLDVWEHAYYLDYKNVRPDYVGAFWNIVNWEEVNRRLEIELLAGSLNLVDNRRILDIKLEEFKENFDNWLKTI; this is encoded by the coding sequence ATGGCAAAAAAAATATATGAACTACCTCCACTTCCCTATGGATATGGAGATTTGGCACCTCACATTTCTGAGGAACAGTTGCAGATACACCACGAAAAACATCATCAAGCATATGTTGATGGTGCTAATGCAATCTTGAACAAGTTTGACAGCCGTTCAAATTTGGAATTTGATGTTAAAGCCGTGGCCAAGGAATTATCATTCCATGTAGGTGGATTCGTACTCCACAAACTTTTCTGGGAAAACATGGCACCAGCACCAAAAGGAGGAGGAGCACCCACCGGAACCCTTGCCAAATATATTAATAGAGATTTCGGATCATTCGAAAGATTTAAACAGGAATTTTCCCAAGCAGCAATTAGCACTGAAGGTTCAGGTTGGGCTGTTTTAACAGTTTGCCGAGCTACAGACCGCCTTTTCATCACACAAATCGAAAAACACAATGTAAATGTAATACCTCACTTCCAAGTTTTAATGGTGCTGGATGTATGGGAACACGCCTACTACTTGGACTATAAAAATGTGCGACCAGACTATGTAGGGGCATTTTGGAACATTGTAAACTGGGAAGAAGTAAACAGACGGCTGGAAATCGAATTATTAGCTGGTAGTCTCAATCTGGTTGATAATCGCCGAATACTGGACATAAAACTTGAAGAATTCAAAGAAAATTTCGATAATTGGCTTAAAACCATATAA